TTATCGTCCGCATAGTTCACTAAATACCCCCCTCACAAAATAATTGTTTCATGTGGGTATCTGTTTCCATTTCACAGTTTTAAATGGTTATaatgaatggaaaattttcaagttAGGCATGATTCTGCTTTACAGGCTCAAAGTATAGTtagcatttcatttatttttacggTATCCTAAAGAAGGTCCTCTGAACTTAGAATTTAAGAAACAGGGGAAGACTagaaatgactcagtagttaagaccaCTTACTGTTCTTGAGGAACACCTGAGTTCGATTCTCATCAGTCACATGGGGCAGCTCATACCCAGTAGTggctctagctccaggggatctgaaaccctctttaTTTGGGGGTAGGGAGACTGCAACaggttctctctgtagccctggctgtcctggaactcacagagatccaactccctccctctgccttccgagAGGTGGAATGAAAGGCGTGGGTGGTACCCTCTTCAGAGCTTGTTTTTCTATCCGTGATTTCTTACATTTCTGTAGCTCTGTTCATCTCAGAACCTAGCCTTCCCCTCCCCAGCACAGAGAAGAACTCACCTGGCTCCGGTGCTGGACATAGCTGTGTGTTTAGGCTTGATGTAGGTAAAATGGAAACAGTTGATTCAAATTTCTGAAGTGGCATGGCAGCTGTTTACTGTGTCCCTGGCCTTTGATCCCTGGTCTATTCTTTTTACAGTCATCCGGATAATATCATTCCAGACAATGAAGATCCAGAACCCAAACCTATGATCATTGGCACCAATAATGTGTTTGAAGTTGGCTGTCGTATCCTTTGCAATAATCTGCCACAAATCATTCCCAGATGGTTCTGTTGCTCAGACCCCTCCCCGTGTAGAAACTGATacaccttacctatcacatatatttaaaatatatatagacTAGGCTATCAGGACTTTAAACAGGCCCATTTGCAGTATGTTAAGAAATCTTTTCTGggacctggggagatggctcagtggttaagagcactggctgctctttcagaggacccaggttcaattcccagcacccacatggtagctcacaactgtctgtaactccggttctagaggatctgacaccctcactatacatgcaggaaaacaccagttcaaataaaaaaataaatcattaaaaatttttaaaaagaaatcttttctaagaaagaggaaagagacgAAGTGGGGGATGATTGAGTGATGGAGATAGATATATCTTTCTGGGATTGGGCTATGGGTATAGCACATGGAGCATGTGTTTCATCTCTATCACCACAGGAAACAAAGTCCCTCAGTAAGGTAAATACTGACCCTAATGTGGAGTGGCTCATGCACTCATGCAGGCACACCTTTAGCAATCTGAAAGTCATTTACTAGGACTGCCTGGTGACAGGTAACTATGGTGAGGACATTAGACACTTAGAAGCTAATTCTAGCTCCTGTCTGATGTCAGAGCCAGCAGGGTAGCTCAGCAGTCaaaagtacttgccaccaagcttctGAAAGGTTCAAACCTCCTGAGTTCAGTCTCCCAGTtgcacgtggtggaaggagagaactgacctcttCAGTTTGTCCCCTGAACTTAACACATACACCCAGCACACATGTATTCTcagacacaaatatatacatatatgaagtaaatgtaataaagtaCTTAAAGGCTTATgggtcatttctttttctttttttctttctttttgggttttttgtttgtttgtttgtttgtttttgtttttcgagaagggtttttctgtggctttggaggctgtactggaacttgctcttgtagaccaggctggtctcgagctcacagagatccgcctgcccctgcctcccaagtgctgggactaaaggtgtgcgccaccaccgcccaactggATCATTTCTTTATACTGGGAGATATTTGTGTTTGAGAAGTAAAGCTTTGCTATAGATTGGCCCTAAGCAAAGAATTCCAGCAAGGCTGAGTCTGTGCGGCCCTTCTCACACCTCTGTCCCCAGTACACTGTGAGGACATTCTGCATTCATGGGAAAAAGAATTGACTTAATTCAGGTTTACAGATTCCCAAGCCATGAAAATGGGAGATAATAATGTCATTGAATCAAAAGGTAAGTTGTGTCTAGAGTTTTATTGTCAATGTAATCGCCtcctttctctttgctgtgtCCAGGGAAACAACCTAAGTCCAAGCAAGGTGGCATGCTTGGATTGGACCAGAGTCATTGTCATTGCCTCAAAAGAACCTAACCTAGTTATGTGGTTATCTGAGAATGCAGCTAACTCCATTAAGTTAAAAAGCCAGCTGTGTACAGTTAAGTTGGGGCTGGATTAAAGCTCCATTGAAAGACTTGAGATAGACTTCCACTACATGTGTTGGCAGCACTATAGTCGATGTGCATTCTTGTAGAATGAGAGAGACAAATGGCAGCTTTGCcaaaaatttctttatttaatttcagGACTGCTTTACCCTAACCAATCAGAGACAAATGTCATCTACTTGTCAAAGTTATAGCCAGGCAGGGGATTATGTGAGGTCCACAACCCTGCTGGGAACCAGCTTGTCCTTCGGTTCAGAGACAACACTGTTGTAGAACATTGCTCTGTCTTTCTCAACCCTGACTGATGTGAAAGAGAATGCTGCTTCTCTGAAATAACAACAGTACACTTTCCGTTCATTTGTTCAATAGTTTTAGTTTTCATTATGGAGTGTTAGCATCACTGTTggcctttctttatttctgagtgTCAGGCTGTACTCAACACTGTATGTTCATTACCTATTGATCCTTAAAGGGAGCAGAGAAGGACAGTAGACTCCTTGCTCCGTGATCTTACTTGCCCAGTGCTACACAGCCTGTTGGCGGGGACGCtaataaatccacccacactcacacacggCCTGTTTCTGTGCTGTCTGCCATCACTGTACCTAAGCATTGTCTTTCAGTTTCTTCTTAAGACCTGTTTATGTTTTTACACCTAAGCCATAGAGGGAAAGGGTAAACAATGAGAAATGTCAGTACTCACTGTCTTAACTTGTGATTCTGTCTTCATCGAAGCATACGTAGGCAGAAATGTAATCTTGACCAGTGGTTGCATCATCGGGGCTTGCTGCAATCTAAACACTTTTGAAGTTATCCCTGAGAACACAGTGATCTATGGTGGAGACTGCCTACGAAGGGTGCAGACCGAGCGGCCACAGGTACTAGAACCTCTCTTTAAAAGGAGTTAGTTCCTCTAGGGCCACTAACTTTCCCAGAGTTGCATATGATTGTCTCAATGGGCAGCAGATAATTAGGGGCTGTGGGTGTGACTCAGCAGAATGATTAgcatgcaaagccctgggttccatccccaaagGCAAATGAGTAAAACATCAGAGAAACGTTCCCCAAATTTGGATTTATTTGCAGTTCAATCATGATTCTTTAgattaaaatcaaatatataaaaagtgtgtgtgtgtgtgtgtgagagagagagagagagaggggaggagggaggagagggagagagagagaggagagagagagagagaagaggatctGGAATTGTTATTCTGATGCACCATTGACCCTCACACCAAAATATAAATTCACTGATTCACTTCTAAAATACAAATCTTCAAGATGAGGAATGGTCCTACAAACGTGCAGACTGGAATTTTAAAGCTCATGTCTTGGCATGCTCAGTATACCTTCCTTgagcttccttttcttcccccaaaagaaatattttcaagacATTTGATACTTGACCTTTCTTCgccatatttttaataataaatcaaAACCAGTTCTTTCTAGATTCTTCCACTTTTCCATTCTCAGAGTTTAATATAGCCCCTGGCAGTCTGGAACttacagccaaggatgaccttgaacttctgtcctTCTGATTCCAACTCCTaggctgggattactggtgtgcaccactgtgcctcatttgtgtggtgctgagaagCAAACTCAGGGTTTCATGGATGCTAAGCAGCCACAcactactgactgagccacctccttaTCCCTATGGGGCTACTCTTCTTTTGTAGGCTTGGCATCAttatcagcagcagcagctggtgTTCCATAGGCTAAaggaaaattaagtttttaaattatctttgtgTAATAACAAAGGTGACTAAAAGGGAGAGAAATAAGCTAGAACTGGAGAGTGTTGATTAGAATGAAGTGAGCAAGAGCAGCAGAAGTCTAATGTCATAGATGTGCAGCTGTCTCCCAAGTGTCACCAATCGTAATGTGACCATCACACAGTGGTCTTTATTAAGACAGGTTACTCGTTCTCTGACAGTGTCTAAGGTGGAATCCCTGCTTTTCACAAGTCCCTCAAGTGAGTCCACAGTCAGGAGATGGACAGCACTGGGCCATGGAGAGACAAGCTCAGCTCAAAGCATCACAGAGCTTGTAGGAAGCACTCTTAATGTTTAGAAGCCAGACAGAAATCTGTAAAcagaaatttgaaaatgttttcctgtgtgtttttgtatgtaaAATTGTTTGGCTTTATGATGATGACATTACCACTACAGATTTAAGCCATCAAATGggtcaagaaaaataaatccatgAAAATCATGTTGAACTCCATCAACAGCTAACATTTCTACCTGTATTATTGACCTTGTGTTCTGCCATCTTCATCTTCTCGTCTTTTCAGCCCCAGACACTACAGCTGGATTTCTTGATGAAAATCTTGCCCAATTACCACCACCTAAAGAAGACCACAAAGGGAGGCTCTACCCCAGTTAAGAACTAAGAAGTTGTCAAAATGGTGACCATCTATGCTGACTTTTGAAAGGGCCCAGTGTTTTAACAATGTGTTCACTTTGTGTTGGAAGCTTTATGGAGAGAGGTGGGTAACGTGGTAACTGCCTTTATAATTTATATGGAGTGTATTGTTTTTTTGTCCTTGTTGTGGTAATTTATAgactcagtttttcttttctgatacaaAATATTAGCCATGCATTTATTATGTAAAAGACTATCCATGATGACATGTCATGTTGTGTTTATATTCTAATGTAACCATAACTAAATAAAAGTTTGGCTACTTGCTTTAATCTTCCCAAATAGCTGCCTCAGTTTTTATTAGTAGTATTTATGATACATCAAAGCTGAGGTTCTTCCCCTTACCTCTTGTGTATTTATAGCTGTTTAAAAATGGTGGcacactcgggaggtagaggcaggtggatctttgtgagttctagtccagcttggtctacatagtgagttccaggacaggacttcaaagctacatagaaacactgtctcgaaaaaaaaggaaaaaaaaaaaaaaaagaaagaaagaaagaaaagaaaatggaggtgACGGTGACGGACTGGAGAATGGTTCAGTCGTgaggagcattggctgctcttccagaggagctgggtttgactcccaccacccacatggtaggtcacacctatctgtaactccatgTGAGGGCTGGAAGATATTCCCTGTTAAAGTTGAGGCTCACAACGGAAGATGTGAGTAAGGTTTCAGTAGCAGCTGAGTGTAGACCTCACTGGTTTAAACGAGAATATATCTGTATGTTTCTTCTCTCAGTCAGTCTTCAGGTAGAGAAGCCTCAAGAACATCAGAAGGAATCATCTCTGATTCAAATGGCAAGCAAATGACCACTTAGATTAGTGTACTCCTGAGTTTCTGAGGACAGTAAAACTAagattgagggctggagagatggctaatgtataaaagcaacagaaacttgccaccaagcctggtgacctgagttccatccccagagctCACCCAGTAGGAGAGAATGGTCTCCCAcaaactgcacacacatacacggaaAATAAATGTAGGGAGATAAATATATGAAGTTATTTTGACATGATACTAATCACTAACTATTCAGTATGTATAATGTTGCTTATCTAATTATGTAAGGACTGTGGGGTGAACATAAGATATATGTTCAGCACACATTCTAGCCCTGAGCCACACCTACACCTGCAGCTCCTCATATCTTAATCATCCAATATAGTGGTACATACAACTAATGGAACACAAGTATTCAGCTTGTGAATGGCTTTAATACCAAGATACTAAGTTATAAGAttaatgccaggcagtggtggcaggcacctttaatcccagcactctggagacagaatcagggagatctctgtgagtttgaggccagcttggtctacagagaaagttccaggacagccagagacacagagaaatcatgtctcaaaacagaaagaaagaaagaaagaagaaagaaaagattaataCTAAGATATAGTGTCTTGATACTTAATTTTAATCTGACTAGAATCTAGAACGGAGTTTTACATTTCTGAAACTcgtgaaattttattttggtaCGAATATGCATgactcggggctggagagatggctcagaggttaagagcactgactgctcttccagaggttaattcccagcaaccacatggtggctcacaaccatctgtaatgagatctggcaccctcttctgacctgcaggcatgcatgcaggcagaatattgtacatataataaataaaatgaggcgttaaaaaaaaatatccatgACTCAGGGTGGATCACTTAACTGTAGTGGACTGAACAGAGCCGTGGGGACAAGAAAACATGGAGGCGATGCCCCACTTTTGATAACTGTCATTCCCTTTTCAACATCTGATGGTGAAATCAGAATTCTGTTGGTCATGGAAATTCAGAAATTACAGAGCTGAGCCAAGCTGAGCTGAGCTAGTAGTATGACCTGTAACCTCAGCTGTTCTGGAGGCTGAGTGGGACAATGGAACattcaaggtctgcctggtcAATTTatcaagaccttgtttcaaagagTAGAACCAGAGCTTGGAGGTAGACTACTCGCTTAACGTGTGAATTACAGGTTTCCATCCTCAGCACCTTTAAAATACTACCTAGGAAACACTACACTGGCTCTAAAATGCTCTTGGACAGGTTCTACCGTGCCTCATAATGGCTGCTGTGAAGCGCAGTTAGCAACGGCAAGAGCAGACGCTGCCTAAGGACTCGGCAATAAGAGCCGGAAGAGTCCAGTTTAATGACTTCACACATAGTGAAGGGCTAGGGTGTGACAATTCCTAGGattcatgaggccctgggctctcTCAAGCTCTGAGGGAAGTGTGCTGAGAAGACCCTGGGCATTTCTCAAGCACTCTGTAGGTTATGAAGGAATAGTAACTCAACTGAGGGCAGAAAATGTAAACAGAAACAATCTACCAAAACAGATTTTAGAGAAACTGAATGTTACGGCAACTGTACTGTTATCCATGAAGGGAGGTCTTGAAGCTGGGAGCTCGAAGCCATTCTATAACTTAGAGTTCTCTCATTTCAGAGGATCAGCTGTGGCTTGAGAGAGGCAGAACATACCTCAGATgtagccactttttttttttttttttttttttaagcattaatTGAAGGCTTAGCTGAACCACCGTCTAGTTTCAGGCGAAGCTGTGAACTTCATTCCAGGTAAAGGAGGCGCTCTGGCCAGGAACAGCATTCAGTCTGCACATAAAATCTCTGAGGAAGCTCTCTGGCTTACACATTTATCTCATGTGCATTTAGTTTCTGTGGATTTGCCCTTGGGCCTTTAAGTTTCCCAGCCTCTGAATATCCTGGTTAAGTAGCGTTTGACTCTACAAGATGAAGAGCTAAAGCCCAGACATTATGCAGCTCTCTCCCCTCTGTAGCTAGGCTACCAGCCTTCCTGTGGCATGCCCCCCCCAAATGACCACACCATCCTAGACAGTAAGCTCCATGGTAGAATAAGCCGACTGATGTACCCTGTCTGTGGTAGCAACCagtcaggaaagaaagaaactttccCTGGGTCTTGATGCAGTTGTCACTAGCTCTTGAGTCAGGGATGGATTTCACCAGGTGAAATGTCAAGTCTGGAAAATGTTTATACCACACATCATACGTATACTGCACCAGTTGCCTGTGCTGTATGGTAAATTGCCCTAAATCATTAGAATCAAACAGCGTGTATGTTGTTACTGCCTAGTTTCTGAGGAGCCGGATTCGGGATGGCTGGGCTGGGTTTGGTTTCTGTCAGCAGCCACAGCTCCAATCATCAGATGAGGAGGCTGTAGGAACTGCTCCGAGATGCTGGTCATGGTTGTCAGTGGGAAGCCTCAGTTCATTATCGATTAAGAGCACTCGAGCATCCTCATGACACAGTGGCTGACTTCCTTTAAAACTGTCTGATCTAGACTCTCCCTAAAAGTCTCCGCACTATAGGAAGATGAGTTTGGAAGACAGTTTCTTATTAATGTCATGGCCCATGACACGTCAAAGCCTTCCCTCTTAAAACCATCCCGAAGCTTTCGTAGGGTATTTTCTAATAGAAAGCATGCAATACCAACTGTCTTGATTCAGCTTACGTCTGATACTGTCTGGAATTGACCCAGAGTCTACAGACTGGAGACTGTCTCTATCTTGTTTGCTAGCTGCAAGTGGACAAAACTATCCGTACTGCTGCCCAGTAAAGTAGAAATATGGAGTTCCTATGATCACCCCTTTTTAATAATTATCTAAAAAGACCTATGGGACTCAGAGGTGTagtggctagttttatgtcaacttaacacaagctagagtgatctgaaaagagggaacatcaattgagaaaatatctccataagatCCTGTTGCAGGGCATTTTATAAGAAGTGATCCATGGAGGGAGGATCCATCCCATGGTGGATGATGCCATCCCTgtgctgatggtcctgggttcttaaGAAGgcctgagcaagccagtaagcagcacccctccatgtcagctcctgccaccaggttcctgccctgtttgagttcctgtcctgatttcaaTGATGAACTACAATGTGGAAGCTTAAGCCAAATAAtttcttcctccccaagttgcttttaggtcatggcgtttcatcatatcaatagaaaccctaactagaacAAGAGTTACACTCACTGTTGCAGACCCAGTGTAGAGGGTACAACTTGGGTATCAGAGTGGAAGAGGCGAGCAGGGTAAGAGGTAGAGACCAGATGGCATGGGGCTTCATTTCATTGGGGGCGCCATTCTCCCTGTATGGCAGTGTGTTGCCAAGTGGCAGTTCAGTGAATGTTACCTGAGGGGTTTTTACCCATTCTCCAGTTCTACCCTCCTTGGAGTTTGTGGGGGTGGGGCCAAAGCAATTATTCTCATCACCTGGGCTCAGCATACACGAGATGGTAAGTTCTAGAAGTTTGTGCAAATCAACACCAGGAACCAAGACAAAGGCCAAgtatttttgtcttactgtttaGAAATGCCCCTAAATAGAACATAAATCTCATTAGGCATCAGTTTAACTTGTCTAGGCTTAATAGAAATTATTACTAACAAAAGCCTTGAAGGATAATATTCAGTGAGAGAACGCCGGAAATACTAAACTACTCTTAACACTAATAAACATATTTAGTCAACTCTgactttaaaaattgtgtttattaAACTTGCATGGAGGAGCTAGAGAAATGATTCAGCAGATAAGAAAGTGAAATGTGACCTTCTAGAGGACCTGAAATTGGTCCCCAGGACCTGTGTCAGGCAGTTCACAGCCACCTCTCCGACTCAAGAAGGATCTGGTGCCTCTAGCCTCCAACAGGACCTGCACCCCTGTGGACAGTCCCTGACTCCTccaaacacataattaaatataatgaaaataacctgtgccaggtgtggtggcacacaactttaatcccagcactaggggctGGGGGGACAGCCAGAGGTAGGATAGCCTGgggtccaggatagccagaaaaaccctatctcaaaacaaaacaaactacgtGTACGTGGAGCTTAACTACACACATGGCAGTTCATTTACTACATAGTGACTTATTCAGTTCTTCCAATCAGATGATACCACCTGTGTTTTGCAGATGTGGAAACCTGATGTGTTGCCTTTGGAAGTCTCAGACAGCCTTCTAAAAATCTTCCATTTAGTGAGCTCCCTAGATGCTACATAGGAAAAGGGGGTTGAATTGAACTTT
The Cricetulus griseus strain 17A/GY chromosome 1 unlocalized genomic scaffold, alternate assembly CriGri-PICRH-1.0 chr1_1, whole genome shotgun sequence genome window above contains:
- the Dctn6 gene encoding dynactin subunit 6 codes for the protein MAEKTQKSVKIAPGAVVCVESEIRGDVTIGPRTVIHPKARIIAEAGPIIIGEGNLIEEQALIINAHPDNIIPDNEDPEPKPMIIGTNNVFEVGCHSQAMKMGDNNVIESKAYVGRNVILTSGCIIGACCNLNTFEVIPENTVIYGGDCLRRVQTERPQPQTLQLDFLMKILPNYHHLKKTTKGGSTPVKN